The Procambarus clarkii isolate CNS0578487 chromosome 37, FALCON_Pclarkii_2.0, whole genome shotgun sequence nucleotide sequence TTAATGGGAGAGTAAATTGAACCTACGTGGATTTTTATGCCCATCTTCCCCTCAATATTGGTGTTTGTGTCCATCTTACCCTCAATAGCAACATACGAAATGATAGCAGACGGTACCATACCTCAGGTACCTCTGGTACCACACTCCTGGTACCTCCAGTATCACACTCTAGGAACCTCATACCTGCAGGGCTGAAGAGATCTAATGTGCGGGCCatagtatggtgtgtgtgtgtaagatcatgatccagttcctgctcacagagttggcacctggagtgctcaggacttGGGGGGGCGGGGGATGGTCTCCTACAATCACCTGCCACAGTTAAccacagccacctgccacaggtaaccacagccacctgccacaggtaaccacagccacctgccacaggtaaccacagccacctgccacaggtaaccacagccacctgccacaggtaaccacagccacctgccacaggtaatcacagccacctgccacaggtaaccacagccacctgccacaggtaaccacatccacctgccacaggtaaccacatccacctgccacaggtaaccacagccacctgccacaggtaaccacagccacctgccacaggtaaccacagccacctgccacaggtaaccacagccacctgccacaggtaaccacagccacctgccacaggtaaccacatccacctgccacaggtaaccacagccacctgccacaggtaaccacagccacctgccacaggtaaccacagccacctgccacaggtaaccacagccacctgccacaggtaaccacatccacctgccacaggtaaccacatccacctgccacaggtaaccacagccacctgccacaggtaaccacagccacctgccacaggtaaccacagccacctgccacaggtaaccacatccacctgccacaggtaaccacagccacctgccacaggtaaccacagccacctgccacaggtaaccacagccacctgccacaggtaaccacagccacctgccacaggtaaccacagccacctgccacaggtaaccacagccacctgccacaggtaaccacagccacctgccacaggtaaccacAGCCACAGGTAAccacagccacctgccacaggtaatcacagccacctgccacaggtaatcacagccacctgccacaggtaaccacagccacctgccacaggtaaccacagccacctgccacaggtaaccacagccacctgccacaggtaaccacagccacctgccacaggtaaccacagccacctgccacaggtaaccacagccacctgccacaggtaaccacagccacctgccacaggtaatcacagccacctgccacaggtaacggccgTAAACCAACCTGATCCTGGTATGATTTTTTGCACACTGTATAACTGTATTTCACACTAGTGTaggatctatcaacctctggatgtTATTAAGGCCGTCACAATACATTATTGACCAAGCAGTATGTGTCCAATAGCCCTGATCATTGTTAGTGATTATAAACTTtcaatgtgtatatatacatttacAAATGTGGTACAGATCTAAATGGTTTGTTTTCTgctaaccatatatatatatatatatatatatatatatatatatatatatatatatatatatatatatatatatatatatatatatatatatatatatataattaggtatCACATCGAATCGAATCATAGAATTCTGAAGCACTAAAAAAATGCAGTGAAAACAAGTCAAATTCAGTGAAAAAAAAGATTCATTGAGGGGTCAAAAATTCAATGACTTAATTGATAAGCAACCTACATCTGCCACTGTTGCTTCTTCTCTTCTTGCTTTGGCCTCTTTGCTTCTTCCAAAACTTTCACACAACTTCAGAGAAAGTTGTTTGAAAGATATATGAAAATTATACGAAAACCTTGACAGACTCGTTGTAAACTTCTGTCTCAACTAGTGTAAGGTCATGAAGATGGGAACAGGTGAAACGTAGACCAGGAAGTATACCTATACACCTCAACGGGAAGGTATACAACAACTTCCAGGTCGTACGATAGTTCGTGTGGGTCGTACAATAGCCCCTGTGGGTCGTACAATAGCCCTGTGGGTCGTACAATAGCCCCTCTGGGTCGTACAATAGTTCTTGTGAGTCGTACAATAGCCCCTCTGGGTCGTACAATAGTTCCTGTGAGTCGTACAATGGCCCCTCTGGGTCGTACAATAGCCCCTGTGGGTCGTACAATAGCCCCTGTGGGTCGTACAATAGTCCCTGTGGGTCGTACAATAGCCCTGTGGATCGTGCAATAGTTCCTGTGGGTCGTACAATAGCCCCTGTGGGTCGTACAATAGTCCCTGTGGGTCGTACAATAGCCCCTCTGGGTCGTACAATAGCCCCTCTGGGTCGTACAATAGTCCCTGTGGGTCGTACAATAGTTCCTCTGGGTCGTACAATAGCCCTGTGGGTCGTACAATAGTTCCTGTGGGTCGTACAATAGCCCCTGTGGGTCGTACAATAGCCCCTCTGGGTCGTACAATAGTTCCTGTGGGTCGTACAATAGTCCCTGTGGGTCGTACAATAGCCCCTCTGGGTCGTACAATAGTTCCTGTGGGTCGTACAATAGCCCCTGTGGGTCGTACAATAGCCCCTGTGGGTCGTACAATAGCCCCTGTGGGTCGTACAATAGCCCCTGAGGGTCGTACAATAGCCCCTGAGGGTCGTACAATAGCCCCTGTGAGTCGTACAATGGCCCCTCTAGGTCGTACAATAGTTCCTGTGGGTCGTACAATAGCCCTTCTGGGTCGTACAATAGCCCCCTCTGGGTCGTACAATAGCCCTTCTGGGTCGTACCAAACCATCACCTTCTTTCCTTTCTGTTCCAAGGGGCTATCGTCGCCGCCAAGACGACCTGGACGGATTGTACTCACGCGCGTGAGAGTAATTACGGGTCGTTATTACCTAACTACCGGCTTTagggagcctcgtagcctggtggatagcgcgcaggactcgtaattctgtggcgcgggttcgattcccgcacgaggcagaaacaaatgggcaaagtttctttcaccctgaatgccccctgttacctagcagtaaataggtacctgggagttagtcagctgtcacgggctgcttcctgggggtggaggcctggtcgaggaccgggccgcggggacactaaagccccgaaatcatctcaagataacctcaagatttacCCGACCCGTAAGAGGTAAAGTGAGTTATATTAGCACTGGGCTGGGACGCTCTCTACTCCTCGTGTGTGTTAAGGTGTTTCAATGTTGTATTTTAGGAGTTGAGTGAGAGTTAGCTAAACTCCCCTAGTTTCGTTTGTGAgagcttcggctctctggtcccgccgtcAATAGGtttctaagcctattgggctttatcatatacctatcttgagattatcttgagatgatttcggggctttagtgtccccgcggcccggtcttcgaccaggcctccacctccaggaagcagcccgtgacagctaactaacacccaggtacctatttactgctaggtaacaggggcatagggtgaaagaaactctgcccaatgtttctcgccggcgcctgggatcgaacccaggaccacaggatcacaagtccagcgtgctgtccgctcggccgaccggctccagctACCTACATTTGAggctttgtatggagtcagcctccaccacatcacctccaaatgaattccatttgttaactgcaTTGATACTGAAAAATTCTCTTATATCTCTTAGCTCATTTTGGGTACtcaagtttccacccgtgtccccttgttcgtacaccagccgtgctaaatagtttgtgttTATCTGCTCTCTCAGATTCTCTGATAGATTTATTAGGTCGTAATCATGTCTATCAGAGAATTAAAGGTTTGTTTCAAAGTTACCTTTCCTGGTAGGTCATACCTCTCTACTCTGGGACTAGTGTGGTGGAATACGTGAGGCTTaacatagtatatatatgtactatactaagcCTAGGAAAATTTTAGTTTGGTTTTTAGATTTTTATCAATTCTATAAAGTGaagagtaccaaattctactaattGTCTTACGTCTCATaaggggcctcatagcctggtggatagcgcgcaggactcgtaattctgtggcgcgggttcgattcccgcacgaggcagaaacaaatgggcaaattttctttcaccctgaatgcccctgttacctagcagtaaataggtacctgggagttagtcagcagtcacgggctgcttcctgggggtggaggcctggtcgaggaccgggccgcggggacactaaagccccgaaatcatctctagataacctcaagataacgtcagtatatgtacgatggtacacacacacagttacgtAAAGTCCAGTCTAAACAGGAGGACTGGTTGTGGCTTCAAGTAACAAGTCTGGTGTGACAACCCCCCAACCACCACAGCTTTCTCTACCAGATTCtttcaggatttcacctcccaattGGTTCCTTGTGTCCAGCCTCCTCCCTACACCTTTTTCcccattactttacacttacttGAATTAAACTCTAGAAGCCATTTGTTTGTCCAGGACACATTGCAGCCTCCTGCTATCTCCCtctcacacagagatcacactaacgtgatgcatcaaatgaacaaatctacaagggccgtgacgaggattcgaacctgcgtctgggagcatcccagacactcccAGGATTTGTATCTCCCCCTGTTTGAATCCCTCTCATATTTTCATCAACACAGAGGAGCGAGTCAGTTCCTTCAGGAAGATCGGAGGTCCTACATTTCAGTCAAAATATCTTCGTAAGTATAGTTAAGAGATTGAAGATTAGACTGGATAAGAGGATTCAAGTGAAACTATGGGCCTCGAGGCTGGTTGAGGCGCTCCCTAATCCTTGAAGATTTCTGTACATACCTTTGCTCTTAAAATTCTTATGATGCGACGAGTGAATATACACGTTTAGAATCGGTACTTACGACGTTTAAAACCTATGGAGTTGTATTAATTTTCAAAGAAGTCAAATACCCAAAACCTTCCACCATCAGTCTCAATAATGCCTACTGATCACTCGTCGCAATTAACATTCTGGCGGTCACCTTCTCACATGACGTCTGCACCAGTAGAGGGGACGACGAGGGGGTGACAAGAGCGCTGTTCGCAGCGTCTCCTGGTACGCCTGGTACCTCCAGTACCACACTTCAGGTAACTCCTCAGACTGCAGGAACATCTCGCAAGTCCACAACTTCAAGTGGAATCGAGCAAAAGTGGTGCAGGTAGGTTTATCTTTGGGGGAAAGCGAATTCACTTTCGTAGTCTATTCAGTGAAAGTGAAAATTCATTCCAGTTGTCAGTGGTCAACCCTCAGAGATTTAGTCATCAGTTATTTTCTTGCAATAAAATGCAATTTACTCACGCCATCAGAAAGTGAAATTTTTTGTATAAGTGGCCCCAAGATGTGTACTGAAATTTCTCTTCTAGGTGACTGTTCAGTTTTCCCCAATGATCAGCATTTAAAGTCATACCTCAGTATAAAAGGTCTTCGGGTCAAGGTTATAATACAGCAAGGCAAAAGGCCGTGAAGTGTGTTAATATCATATGCCTTGCGTATCGGATGGACAGACGAGGTCTCTTAACTGGAAAGACCAAGACTCGTTCAATGGAGAACCTAACAGACAGGAAACAAAGGGTCacatccagagagagagagagagagagagatgttacgCACTTAAATCTATAACATCGGCACTTGGCAAGCCGGGAAGCGCAAGACTGACACTTACAAATTTAAATAAGATACTTTTTTCCGCAAGACAATTTGCTCTGCAGACACTAGACTAATACAAGAATTGGCATCTTTAATTTGGACTTTATCCTTGTTAACCATCAAGTTGTCTAGTTAACttctcggccccccccccccccccatgacggTGCTACTGGCACTGGCCCACGAGAGTTCTAACTAGAAACTGGTTGACGAGAACATTAGCGAGAAACTTTTCCTCATGCTAAGCTCGTCCAAGCGGCGGTCAACCCCAGATTCATCAGTTTGAGATGTACTGCGAAATCTTAGATGTACCAAGACTAATGTAGTGGTTATACtacaaaattaaataattttccgTGTAGTCAAACCCAACTTTGGTTCTGTCAACAATTATTAGCGTTTGTAATACGTGTACGAAGCCATTGATAAAGTGCAATTCGAACTGAGGACATTAAGTTCCGGTAGAGAAATGGTACACAATTCGTCAGTTCCGAAGCTCGTGTGAATgaactctctcctcccccccccccccaatccataACGAGATAATTTGGCTGGTAGGTTAACGAGCAATTGGTCCTCGAGGACTAGCTGGTGCCGGACTGGGAGAGATACCCTCTGGTTCTTTCCCAAGTATCACTCAAAAATTACTGAATTACGGTTGAGCAAATTAATTACTCTCGTTCTCCTCGGAGAAGCACAGCATCGTGCACGAAGCTAATGCCTCTATCGCCACAAAATAGTCAAGCATAAAATTTGTAATAGTTAAATATAAATTGAAAACCCACATCATCTCAGACAAACTTTATGTGGATGTTCTGGGCTGGAAGTCTTAGCGAAACCAGTTAATCCAATTACAGTCTCTCCCACATTTGGAATAATGAAGTAACCGTGAATTACTATTTTTTAAAAGTTCATATAAAGTTATGAAAAGCTTTCCGTAAACAAACACAAACTTTATAAAATTTATTAAAACGTagtagagtaaaaacatttttaaAACACAAACATTTCCGCTAATATATATAGCGAGGTTAAAAAAAAGAATCCGTTATAGCCATGGTTCGAAGACATCCGGATCCCAAGGGACACTCGGTCATTGGAGCAGTCTGAGAACCTCAACAGCCTGGTGAGCACAGCTGATGCAGTACTGCACCGGGTAGAAGTAGATCACTATAAGCCTCACTCTAATGGTGCTCAAGACCCCGCAGAACACACACCTTGGGAACACCAGAAACTCACCACATATCTACAGACAAAGATTAAAATCAGATTTATACAACttttacagaaatcacaatttagGAATGAAATTCAGATATCCAAATTCCTAGAAATGCAAGTTcggaaaaggggaggggggggggggactactcCATATGGGGCAGAGTTTTAAGTGCATAACGACAGTTCAAGTAAAGTTTACCTCCCAGATTAACCCTTGATGCTTGTGGTAAAATATGCGTGCTGCCCCTGCCTGGTAGAGAAAGCGCGCCTTTTTGGGCTTGCGCATAGGGTGAGGGGCGAAAGTCAGCCAGCCTGGCGTGTCCCTATCTGCGGAGTAGAAGCGAATGTTTACGTCAAGAAGTGACAcagttttgtgtgtatacatatGCGAGTGTAGGGTATACATGGGAGGGAAGTATACTTACCTTCGGGAGTGAAGTAAGTAACAGGAGCACCGTTAATCGATCCTGGAAATATAAATAAACTTACTATTTAACTTTATAAACAATACAAAAGTCATTTAATGTTAGTTTCAACGACGATTAAACACTTCACAaactagtagttttatatattataattaaggaACCTAAGCTGTTTGTATTAGTAACAGAACCCAACACGCGTTTAATTTCATCAACCAATCCAGTTTTCAAAACTAAAAAAGACCAGCAAAATAAATTTCAAAAGAATCCATTAATACATCCGTAATAATCTGTATTATACAGTAGTGTAGTGGAAGAATTGGCTAGATATGCAATAATTCTACGCGATTATTAAATTGACCGAGAAATAACTTACTAAAACACGAATTATGTTAAACTAACCTTCGACCCTGAGATAAAACAGCACCATTGTAAAATCAACTTTTCCCCAACTTAAAACGTGTCGATAAAGAGGATTAATCTCACACTCAGAGGAGACAAGTGATAGTAGTGAGACGACTGGGTGTTCTGCCAGCCTGTTGTTGTCTCTTCCCAGAAGTAACCTCCTGAAGCCTCGAGACAGTCACCGAAGCATCCCACCTGTGACTCGAAAAGCAGTAACTATTCTTCATTCAACCCCCGTCCTcgtatacaaagatccaagctcgttaatccaaccGCCAAACccccttacctaccttgaggtacttccggggcttagcgtacccgcggcccggtcgtcgaccaggcctcctggttgctggactgatcaacccctgtttacgaatgaaaaacggtttacacacacgactcataactgatgacgtccgaacacttccggaacaactgcttcgctcacgtcttctattcgaaccacaattctatacattcccagcccgtcctccaaacaaagaccccaaaaataattccatccacccgccaaaccccctgtttatgaatgaaaaacggtttacacacgactcacaactgatttcgttcgaacacttccggaacaagtgcttcactgacgacttgtgttcgaaccacaacgctgtaaatgcttcacccacgtactacaaatacaaataatcgccaacagaacctaaacacctaacctaacctaacctaacctaacctaacctaacctaaacacctaacctaacctaacctaacctaacctaacctaacctaaacacctaacctaacctaacctaacctaacctaacctaacctaaacacctaacctaacctaacctaacctaacctaacctaacctaacctaacctaacctaaacacctaacctaacctaacctaaacacctaacctaacctaagctaacctaacctaacctaacctaacctaacctaacctaaacacctaacctaacctaacctaacctaacctaacctaacctaacctaaacacctaacctaacctaacctaaacacctaacctaacctaagctaacctaacctaacctaacctaacctaacctaacctaacctaacctaaacacctaacctaacctaacctaacctaacctaacctaacttacgcctgactatacatagaactttttttgtataataatattaatttatatatgagcacAAACCAATTATTAACAGAATGTTCAAAATTGATGAATATGTCTGGGGAGGCtggcggccgctgctttaaccagcctagtgtgagggatAATAATTATCCTCACACTAGGaggataattattaattatatcaATTATTAATTAACAATTATCCATAATTTGTTGCCATAATAAATGAATGCGACACTTTCATTTAGACTGAAGTAAATACATGTTAAACGGTTTAATTATTAATAGATTGTACTCAAATTATATGAGTGTGTTTTTGACTTCAGGAAGAAACTCTGGGAGGGTCTCTAAGCTGCAATGAGCCAAACGAAACAAGTTGCTCAGGTGTTTTGCCTGAGTCCTCGACCagaagacctggtcgaggaccgggccagacGGACGCtaaccccgaaaccatctcaaggtaacctcaaggtagataaCCAAGTGGACTTGGCTACAGACTTGGGAGTGTCTTGAAATATATGTTATATTTTAAtgcttattttatataaataaatttgataCCCGTG carries:
- the LOC123747571 gene encoding uncharacterized protein isoform X2, whose translation is MVLFYLRVEGSINGAPVTYFTPEDRDTPGWLTFAPHPMRKPKKARFLYQAGAARIFYHKHQGLIWEVCVLRGLEHH
- the LOC123747571 gene encoding uncharacterized protein isoform X1, yielding MVLFYLRVEGSINGAPVTYFTPEDRDTPGWLTFAPHPMRKPKKARFLYQAGAARIFYHKHQGLIWEICGEFLVFPRCVFCGVLSTIRVRLIVIYFYPVQYCISCAHQAVEVLRLLQ